One window of the Colletotrichum destructivum chromosome 4, complete sequence genome contains the following:
- a CDS encoding Putative zn(2)Cys(6) fungal-type DNA-binding domain, fungal transcription factor, translating into MPVVSSSATKPRRTLAGPIFRVRTGCLTCRGRKKKCDETKPRCRGCERNKLDCQWPSTTGSNGNGASRSARESSVSQTASRGLGQHHAGAGSAGGAGASTSSPASSTTTTTTTTTTTGASHSPQAAQDTSFALEAFDFASQPTTSSESPAAAATLGSNSPGSNAQLSSAAAAFAATPVTPAPNAATTTAHHHHHHHHIEDTDIAYHFDASDHSPIAGLLPGGPPPLPFTTIEGNDGDDDETVVPMVSSPLRRVSDASSSFMPRGMSLLGGNHDDNSLELLSHYLSATTISMANGSTMENPFSVQLIPLAFSSDLVLHLLLTQSAVHRAAKSLVSTTDRVATKYYNQSLRLFQQNISTFMGGQHGEESLILGIGALILCLVETAKGDVNGTILDHLMAAQSLILPFLSASNTFLHKTLKDFLTEYYLYTATVSMISIDVRLSDQLFLSNDLLLLATELVASSYIGSLCGCWLDLILLIPSVFDLGRRMMGHDEGSPVVGQRRRQPSADDFILFAQLLSQIQNWQPNPTVSENVALAGYIYQKALLLYLHTALHPLSRDESNSHNINQNNTDNSSNSNNNNSSSNNNDNNDNNNNNNNNNNSNNNSMHSAAVQAAVSGALSHLAQLDPSVRINTSLCWPITIIGSCVTDRGQQAFLHERLGHMFATIGLGNIRQTSVLLQHVWDHNEAVPADIGAGPWNVCRVMNEKQIWISFA; encoded by the exons ATGCCGGTCGTCTCCTCTTCGGCGACTAAACCCCGCCGCACGCTTGCGGGTCCCATCTTCCGCGTCCGGACGGGGTGCCTGACCTGCCGCGGCCGTAAGAAGAAGTGCGATGAGACCAAGCCGCGCTGCCGCGGCTGCGAGCGGAATAAGCTGGACTGCCAgtggccgtcgacgacaggATCCAATGGCAACGGCGCTTCGCGGTCCGCTCGGGAGTCGTCCGTCTCGCAGACCGCCTCTCGGGGCCTTGGGCAGCATCACGCCGGTGCTGGTagtgctggtggtgctggtgcctCGACTTCATCCCCGGCAagctcaacgacgacgacgacgacgacgacgacgacgacaggtGCATCTCATAGCCCGCAGGCTGCCCAAGACACATCGTTTGCTCTTGAGGCCTTTGACTTTGCATCGCAACCCACCACATCCTCGGAGTCtcccgccgcggcggcaacgctTGGGTCTAACAGTCCAGGGTCGAATGCTCAGTTGTCcagtgccgccgccgccttcgccgccaccCCCGTCACACCAGCACCCAACgccgcaacgacgacggcccatcatcatcatcatcatcatcacatcGAGGACACAGATATTGCTTACCATTTCGACGCGTCAGATCACAGCCCCATCGCCGGGCTGCTGCCGGGCGGGCCACCGCCTCTGCCCTTCACAACGATCGAGGGCAACGACggggacgatgacgagaccGTCGTCCCGATGGTGTCCTCGCCGCTCCGGAGGGTGTCGGAcgcgagcagcagcttcaTGCCGAGGGGGATGAGCCTGCTGGGCGGGAACCACGACGACAACTCGCTCGAGCTGCTGAGCCACTACCTGAGCGCGACGACCATCAGCATGGCCAACGGGTCGACGATGGAGAACCCGTTCTCGGTGCAGCTCATCCCGCTGGCCTTCAGCAGCGACCTGGTCCTgcacctcctcctcacccaGAGCGCCGTCCACCGGGCCGCCAAGTCGCTTgtgtcgacgacggacagAGTCGCGACAAAGTACTACAACCAGTCGCTGCGGCTCTTCCAGCAGAACATCTCGACCTTCATGGGCggccagcacggcgaggAGTCGTTGATCCTGGGCATCGGGGCCCTAATTCTCTGTCTTGTTGAG AcggccaagggcgacgtcAACGGCACGATCCTCGACCACCTCATGGCAGCGCAGTCCCTGATCCTGCCGTTCCTCTCGGCCAGCAACACGTTCCTGCACAAGACGCTCAAGGACTTCCTGACCGAGTACTACCTCTACACGGCGACGGTCAGCATGATCTCCATCGACGTCCGGCTGAGCGACCAGCTTTTCCTCAGCAATGAcctgcttctcctcgccaCCGAGCTCGTGGCGTCCTCGTACATCGGCAGCCTGTGCGGCTGCTGGCTGGACCTGATCCTCCTGATCCCCTCCGTCTTCGACCTGGGTCGCCGCATGATGGGGCACGACGAGGGCAGCCCCGTGGTaggccagcggcggcggcagccctcggccgacgacttcatcctcttcgcccAGCTGCTCAGCCAGATCCAGAACTGGCAGCCCAACCCGACGGTGAGCGAGAACGTCGCGCTGGCCGGCTACATCTACCAAAAGGCCCTGCTGCTCTATCTTCACACGGCGTTGCACCCGCTCTCGCGGGACGAGAGCAACAGCCATAACATTAACCAAAATAACACCGACAACAGCAGTAATagcaataacaacaacagcagcagcaacaacaacgacaacaacgacaacaacaacaacaacaacaacaacaacaacagtaacaacaacagcatgCACTCGGCAGCGGTGCAAGCGGCCGTCAGCGGCGCCCTCTCGCACCTCGCGCAGCTGGACCCCAGCGTGCGCATCAACACGAGCCTGTGCTGgcccatcaccatcatcggctCCTGTGTGACGGATCGGGGCCAGCAGGCCTTCCTGCACGAGCGGCTCGGCCACATGTTCGCGACCATCGGGCTGGGCAACATCCGGCAGACGtcggtgctgctgcagcacgTCTGGGACCACAACGAGGCGGTGCCGGCCGACATCGGCGCGGGGCCGTGGAACGTGTGCCGCGTGATGAACGAGAAGCAGATCTGGATCTCCTTTGCGTAG
- a CDS encoding Putative alanine racemase, D-serine dehydratase-like domain, PLP-binding barrel — protein MDYSLQNHRSFIGSKASDLPSPALILSLPVIKKNIERLHQDVEKAGVTLRPHVKTLKSLEVTRLMLGNGKFKKTVASTLSEIRGLLPLAKEGILDEVLYGLPPASGAIPFLSELRSSVRILLMIDHEKQISLLEDFAKKNPEAPTAPWDIYIKLDVGTKRAGLPLGSERLQKLIRRADESPAVSLYGFYCHAGHSYGCRTQEEAESVLADEINGVLSAAKLIVGGDRKLTLSVGATPTAHVVGSLKTAIPANVTLELHAGNFPTNDLQQVATGLVAAEDQAIRVLAEVCSVYPERNEALINAGTIALSKETGPSPGFGSVVGKPGWAVVRMSQEHGIVGEAEVTTAGAGSKNAGPERRDVEANFEVGDRVFLNVQHACITAAAFYVYYVVDEDDIVRDTWVPWKGW, from the exons ATGGACTACTCGTTGCAGAACCACCGCTCATTCATCGGCTCCAAGGCGTCCGACCTGCCCTCGCCTGCATTGATCCTGAGCTTGCCGGTCATCAAGAAGAACATTGAGAGGTTGCATCAAGATGTGGAAAAGGCTGGAGTTACGCTCAGGCCGCATGTGAAGACACTCAAG AGCTTGGAAGTGACGCGTCTGATGCTCGGAAATGGGAAATTCAAAAAGACGGTCGCTTCCACATTATCGGAGATCCGTGGGCTATTGCCCCTCGCCAAAGAGGGCATCTTAGATGAG GTTCTATATGGACTTCCTCCCGCCTCAGGAGCCATCCCCTTCTTGAGCGAGCTCAGGAGCTCGGTCAGGATCCTCCTGATGATCGACCACGAGAAGCAGATCTCCCTGCTCGAGGACTTTGCCAAGAAGAACCCAGAGGCCCCGACGGCGCCCTGGGACATCTACATCAAGCTCGACGTGGGCACCAAGCGCGCCGGCCTGCCCCTCGGCAGCGAGCGCCTCCAGAAGCTCATCCGGCGCGCCGACGAGTCGCCGGCCGTCTCGTTGTACGGCTTCTACTGCCACGCCGGCCACTCGTACGGCTGCCGCACgcaggaggaggccgagagcgtcctcgccgacgagatcaacGGCGTGTTGAGCGCCGCGaagctcatcgtcggcggggaCAGGAAACTCACGCTGTCCGTCGGCGCCACGCCCACGGCGCACGTCGTCGGTAGCCTGAAGACGGCAATCCCGGCCAACGTGACGCTGGAGCTCCACGCGG GCAACTTCCCTACAAACGACCTTCAACAGGTCGCGACGggcctcgtcgcggccgaggaccagGCCATCCGCGTGCTCGCCGAGGTGTGCAGCGTGTACCCGGAGCGCAACGAGGCGCTGATCAACGCCGGGACCATCGCCCTCTCCAAGGAGACGGGACCCTCCCCCGGCTTCGGCAGCGTGGTCGGCAAGCCCGGCTGGGCCGTGGTGCGCATGTCGCAGGAGCACGGCATCGTCGGGGAGGCCGAGGTCACCaccgccggagccggctCCAAGAACGCCGGGCCGGAGAGGAgggacgtcgaggccaacttcgaggtcggcgaccgCGTCTTCCTCAACGTGCAGCACGCGTGcatcacggcggcggcgttctACGTGTACTAcgtcgtggacgaggacgataTTGTGCGCGACACCTGGGTGCCGTGGAAGGGCTGGTGA